In the genome of Thunnus thynnus chromosome 6, fThuThy2.1, whole genome shotgun sequence, the window CACGTACAGAGCAGTGTACCGTTAAAACTAACAAAAGCTGACAAAACTCTGTCCAATGTACCATGCGAAGATTTTTATTTAACAGTCATTTTCCATCTGTTTCATATGAACTGTTTTAGTATTTCTAGTATTGCACAGGATGTCCAGAATAAAACTACAGGGGGTTGAGTTATTGCAGCCTAtccttaaaagaaaaacaacagtataggtcgaAAATTCAGCCAGCAAAAACGACTTATGGtaacatttgagtgacagacaccaTCTAGCGGCTATAGTAATTATGACTcggagaagtgacgcagttcagatgaagTCAAGACAAGGTGACAAATAAACAGAGGTAGCAGGTTTGGTGAATGGCTAGATAGTTAGAAGGcgaaaagtggacttagctgcaacTGACCACTGTTCGCTTCCCGTTTCTAATCGCAAGTCAgggcagttttttaaaaactgtaactacaGTTGCCGAGGTGTCTTCTGTTGCAATGACAACGAAagtttaaggaagtagtaactttaacccacaccaggTTTCAAGTGAtctaacccaaaccacaatctgttcctaaccctaaccaagtggtttttgtgcctaaatctcACCAGACCtaaaccacagcgttgtcacaccataaaacattttttaactgtgatttgtaacagttttggaaagcaccgATAGAGGTGGCATATCAGAAAATgctgctctgggtcagtctggagtgcatggtacaatcgacctatgccatcatttaattatgaggatgtgagttttgataaataccaataaatTACCTCACAAACTGCTGACATATCTGTAATTTAAGTATCTCACTCTGGCCCGCTACTCCCTTTTGGAACAAAAACTCCCCCAACTGAGATGACAAAAGTGCTGCTGTCTCAAATTAGGGCTGCATGTCAGTTTAAGgaaatgttttgacattgtgggaaatacgcttatttgctttcttgcagagagttaaaTAAGAAGATTGTTACCACTCATATCTGTCCTTTAAATATGAGGCTACACCTagtagcttagcttagcacaaagactggaaacaagaggACACTAGCCTGGATGTGTCAAAAGGTAGGAAAATCCACCTACCAACACCACTAAGGTTGCTAATCAAGTTATATGTCGTTTGTTTAATCAAAAACTGAAGCGTCATGGTGTCATAGTTCAGCACATAACCCCTACTGAAAATCaaaaattgtctttttaaattaCCACcttgtatctcatttgtttaatccatacagaAAACTAAGATACGGTTTACGGGGGGTTATATAGcagactatttcttggtcaGAACCaggagtctctgctggttgcctgacAACAGTTTCCTTCTTAAACACATAGTCGTTATCACCTTCCAACCATCTGTTCTTCATCCCCTTCACTCACATATTTGTATGTATAGGCACccagaaagttgttttttattgatatcCTGTATATACTAGCTAAATAATTACACTTGCAGGCTGTTATCTAATGCATTACTGCTGTACTGTACAACATTTTTTACACGAATTAAAGAAGCAAGGTGTTAATTAGTTAGCTATAGAGGTGCTCGTAGGTGGGTTTGTTACTTTAAGAAAGAGGAAGACcggctgtttccctctgctaccagtctttatgctaaactaagctaacctgctgctagctccagcttcatattgaaTGGACATGGCAATTTTCTCCTCTAACTCTCTGCAAAGCAAATAATATCTCccaaaatgtacaaatgtatgAACTATTCCTTCAAGATGTGTCATTTGTCATGTATGACAGGTTAGCTTTGAGACTGCAGCTTTGTACATAAGAGGAGAAAAACCATTTTGTCTTTCATcagttatacattttttaaggaCAAAGGTTGAATCCAGAATGACTGTCAAGAGACAAGACAATATTCCCAAATAATATCAATTTGCTGTTGTAACAGCTCCAAGGTCCATAAGAAGCtgttacaataataatatagcTAGGAATAATACAGCCAGGAATAATATAgattatattttatgaaaataatgcatctgttttttgttttttttttgtttttttggtgggGGGAGGGGGCTGGGATATGCCTGAGCGGTTGTTTGGGCAAGTTTCCAGCCTAAATAGCTCTGTTGACTCGTACAGAGAGAGATGTTTTTGCAGTGGTTTGAATATGCTGTTGATTAAATGCCAGTACAGAGACATCCACCTTCACCTTGCTGTGTACTGACAACAGATAAAATCCAAAGCAGACAATTCATGGATGTGAGATCAAGGAAGTATGTCATCGCCACTGTCACTTCATGGTGGTATGGAAGGACTTTCCTGAACaataaagagagaagaaagacaaaaatatctgACAAGAGCATCTGATGAATATGtgtacttttattgttttgttatctTTGACTCTCTTCAGCCTGCTAAGTAAGCAGAAATAACTGTCTTGGTGGGGTCAGTCTTAAGATCCCACTGAAGATACATCTTTTAAAAGAGCCAGGGcttttttaagatgttttactCTGATACTAAAAACTGGAATTCAGGACCATCGCTACACCATGGtttgcttgctttttttttttacaccaaaaacataactttttgCCCCAGAAAAGGAGAGATTCTCACAGTGTCATGGATCTCAAGCTGCACAGAAACTTGAAAAAGGATGATTTGATTTAGAAAATATGATTGTGACATTATATCAAGCCCTCGCTCCTAAGCCCTGCTGTACAGACGTTTCACATCACACTGCAGTGCACATGACTGCCACACGAGACGAATGTGTATCCAAttgttttttacctttttagCTAATAATATAAACGTTTATATACAGTTACTCAATAAACAATGTCAAACATATCCGTGACTGATCAGGTGTGGTTGATTAAATATGTTACAGCAATCTGTTTTCAACTTGGCCTTGACTTTCACGTGGTCACAAAATTCATTCGATTGACTCGGATGGAAACAATGCATTCATTAATGCAGACAGGATGAAATCCAATTGAAATCCCAAGTAAACAAGTTTATTCTTGTTACGTCAGTACAATACAGATATGGATTTTCACTGTTGCTGTATGAGATTATTCAAcagagtcacacacaaacacaaaaactttGCATTTGCTGGTAAattcttataaataaaaaaagctcagaAGGTGTTCAGTGCAACTAGTACAAAATGTTATAtaacaggaaagaagaaatgcAAGAAATGGAAGGATGACATTCTTTAATGTGTACTCTTCTCTACCTTTTttataaaacaaactttatctGGTCATGAGTGATCATAAGAAGCAACTGAAGGGATGACTGGACAAATGGGAGATAGCAGCAAAGAtagaaaaggaaacaaacagagCGTGACGTTTAGCTTCCTGTCAGACTGCTGTGGCAAAGCCTATTCGATTATTGCGACGGTCAAACTCTGTATAGTAGCGGGCGATGAAGTTGGCTCCCAAAATCCAGATGGGACCTGTAGGTGGTGGCACATCCAAGCCCCTGAAGGTGACAGTGCAGACATCCCCTTCCATCTGTGATTGCTGGAGccacaaatgaacattttaaaatcaaattaagcCTGTATGACAgtaatgtaatgtgaaaatgttccagCATTTGTAATCCTGCTTACCCATAAGATATAATCCTCCTGAGTGAGTGAATACTCCTGGCCACCCAGGTGGAAAGTGATACTGGGCAGTGTCTTCACAGTGTCACAATTGACTTTGTACTGATGAACAACATTAAGTAATGGGTGATGACGGGTAATGAATTTTTACAGGCAAATGTTTTCTGTGGGAAACCATGTTGCGTGTGTAAAAACTTACTCCACTTTCATCCAGCTGTGCTCCAATGGTTTTCATCAGCAAAGACACAGAGGAGGCCGGGCCTGTGATGTAGGAGGAGCCGGTGTCTATCACAGCTGTGCAGCCCTCCACACAAAACACCATCTCCGTCCCCACAGAAACGCTGGGAGAATGAAaaaagtggtggaaaataaaacacatgttTCTGAATgggtgcgcacacacactcacgcacacatgCTGTATAGGGTCTGAAGCAAAGATCTTACCCTTTCATGGTAACTTCCCATTTGCCTGTCTCTCTGGTGTCCATGTAATTGAAGTTTCCGGTGTAGTAGTTTGGGTCAGTGCCGCCCAGCACCAGCTCTCCACCTGGGGAGTGTTTTGGATCcctgaaaataataaatcacataTTCAAGCCCCATTATTAAAGAACACAATGCAGAGCATATTGTCTTTGCTCCTGCtggtgattttcatgttttattttcaaatgaactgtaaaatattcattcagcTGGAGCTGAATCCTATGACTTCTGATTCTTACAAAGTCCCcgaaaggaaagaaaaacacaaaagaacaactcatttttttctgactggTTTCTTCTGAACATAACTGAgcataataaatgaaaaacaagtaCGAAAAAAGAGACATAATAAATTCATATCTAGTTTGTTATGACACCCTCTCTAGGTCCAAAATGAACTCTTCTTAATTGTTtttccaaactgttttttttttttcttcagctctgcctgTCAGATCaaaaatattagattttttttctcattgaaCAAATTCAAGTCTTAACAGCAACTAAAATCAACAagaaaaatctttattttcttgcTAATCTTTAATATGATCTTATGAACCTTTCTTATTAACTTTTCTGGTTACAAAATTACACAGAATCTAGAGCATGTCAGTTCGCTCAGTTCAACCCACCTGCTGTAGTAGACAGAGAACACCTCCTCCTTGAGGACATGCTGGGACATGATGCGGTCAAACACCGGAGTGATGCCATCGATGGCCACGTTAGGGTAGCCCATCCCCAGGACTCCATCAAACTTGGCAAAGATGAAGGGCATGGCAGACAGTGAGGTGGCCTCAGCAAACACTTGAACCACAGGGATATCACCAACCTGCAGGAATAAAACAAGCTGAGGGTCAAACATGGGTTGGGAGTGTAACCGCTTAGAGGAAGTTGCagcatttatgtaaaaatgaaactcCTTTATCATACAGGTCACTGATTTTGAACTCACCACGACCACATCCTCGCTCAGAAATCCCCTGACATTTCCAGAGGCGTACTGGATGGAAAACCCTGTTCCGTTCTCGACGTACGTCCGCGATTGGGAGGCATCATACCTGTTGTGAGTGACTAAAAGTTCAAAAATTCATTTGagtcacaaaacaaaagtctTTGAGGGAagctttcatttgtttttttgtgtacacGTGGACACTTACAGCAGGCAGTGGAGAAAGGAGAGCAGCTCTGCGAGGGCACCCACAGGTTGGCTGAGCCTGTGTCAAACACCACGTTGAACATCTGGGCTGGAGAGCCGATACTGATTTCACCAAAGTACTGTGTCTTTTGGAgggacaaaaacaggaaaatgtgtCTTTATGATACAAATTCAGATTTTCCAGTGTTATTTGAGTATTTATTCAAAAACCTTTTATCCTGGAGCAGTAAGGCAATATTATTTGAGGGTAATGTGACATTGAGAGTATGACTCACACTAAGAATATTTTAAAGCACTAATTCAAAGGCAACCGGATCTGCTGTTTTACTCTTGATGATATTCGTCCAAGAGAGCTGGTGAAGGCTCCTGGATTAGTTGCTGTTTTAACCTTCAACACTAAAGTCTGCTTTTGTCTTCAAGGCTAAAAAAGCAAATCTGGTTGTCTTCAACTTCTGAATTTTTTATCACCTGCATGACTCAGAGCcttcacaaatacacacacacgcaaacacacacacacacacacacatgcacacacaagaaGTTTcagaatttatattttaaatatgtaatacaaaacagataaaagttTCTCACATCCAAATAGTTGGTTAGAGGTGTGGGAACGGTCCCGTTGTTGGTGTCGCCTGTGCTCTTCTGGGCCAGCTCACTCAACACCTGCTCCACAGAAACGCCCATCTCCTGCAGTGTCTCTCTGATAGATGGCATCTTCTTCAGCGTGATCCTGGAAAGCGAACAGACAAGCAGGGAAAATTCATCTTCACGcgaaagaaaaactgaaaacgaACACAAAAGAGGAATTGTCGACGCGATGACTGAGGAGTTGCTGAAGAAGTATGCGaatattatttttcatgcaTACATATATGCCTGGTCATCATGCCAGTATAACAATGAGCCCTTAATAAAGTACAGACTGCTTTGCTCTCAGTGCCTAGccagaaaaatgaacaaaaacacatggtAAGCCAATGCTGAAAACATTAGCTTTTATAATGAaccaataaaacacatttgttttcctgtccttatttgttttgtagtttGCTGTCACTACTTTGCTGTAGCATGTTTTGTCTTACGTGGATCCAAATTATATAGTAAATCTGCACTGCTCTTGTTTCTTGAAGCTAAATAGGCAGGTATATAAGAGTTTCTTACCTTCGCAAAGTGTGGCTCGTGGTCACTGTCAGCGACAGAGCAGCCAAACACATCCAATAATTCATCAGTGCGGCCATGGTGACTTCTATAATAGCAGGCGGTATATTCAGGTAAGTGATGGAAGCTGTATGTGCAAAGTTGGTTTCTCCAGTTTTGTGAATATCCCACGTTTATTGAATCTGagtttgtgtctctctgtggcGTCTAGTCCCTCGACTCTTTTTATACCATGTCCTCCTCACTGTGTTCTCACCCGTGGGCCACTGGCTCTGGCTGGGAGCTTTCCTGGAGGTGTCCACTTGAAAACAAactctcccccccctcctcctcctcctctccctccccctgcCCTTCTGTCTTGGTCACACAACCCCTCCTGTGATAAACAGGTCCTTGTGAGAGGTCTGAACTTTGACCCTCTTAAAAAACATTGAAGACAGAAAGCAGGGGTGCAGAGCTCCTGAGATTGCTGACGTTGGTAGGCTGGACACCTTGTCTGTAGGGCTGTGAGAAGCTTTAGAGGGACTGAAAGATGCTCTGAGCAGTCAGGGACAGATTAGTTGGATGTTACTTCCTAAACTCAGTTACAAGTCGTATTAAATCTCAGGTGCTGCAGCCTGCACTCTACAAACGTACTTTAAGGCATGATTTCTATGTTTATATATCCACTTCACTTGATACTGATCTGTTCTGGTCTTATAACTCATTTGCTATAAATGTTTAACTTAAAGATCAGTatgatttaaaatgttgatttcagTCTTTTGCTGCTTGTCTTGTCTCTTTTTCCCACAGCCATCATGTGCTCATCTGTGGAGTAGACAGGTTTTACACCTCTCTGTTTACACTCAAGTACTGATTCCTCTTCTCATGTAAAGTTCACTGCAGCTTGTGCACCACTTTATTGATTTTCCCATCAAAAGGCTAAGGGTGAAGGACAATACACATCTGTAAGTTCACTTTAAGGTCTTAGACAGAGATCGTTAGCAGGAGATGGGGCCCATGTTGAGTGTATTATGTGGCGTAGGACACTGGcagtgttcagtgttttcataCTGCACTGTACTTCTTTCTGTGATGCTCAGACTCAACAAGGACTAACACCTAATCACTCTGTGGTCGTTCTCACTGGGTTTAACCAGAGGGAGGACTCCCGCAATATCTGGCCTGTCAGGATGGGGTCGTGTGTTGGTACCGTACCCAGTCAATCCTGGAGATATGTGAGTTTCCATGTCAAGCAAAAGCTCAGACAGCCATAGCTGAGGTCAGAGGTTGGCCACTGAGATAATCCCTGTGGAAATGATAGCATGGTTACACACAGGTTATAGAGGCAGAACTTACTTACAACAACATTCTACTGCGGCAAGATTGACTGATAATTTGTGCTTTCTCTCTTGTGTGCAACttgtaaatatgaaaatatgtaaatagcCTCTATGTTGACCTGttatagattttatttaatgtcttttattgcagaaacaattatttttggccacttagaGGCAGTTGAACAAGCTCTAAACATATGCTTCCCTTTTTACACATCCAATAGACACAgctagcaacattagcattcatttggagtcatgtttctggacacgtgatgaatgtaaatcaaatattcactctccttttagctctggtttggtctccaccaactttTGAGGGacatatgtgtttttatatgtttactaGTTAGTTGCTAACCTTGTTGTCAGCACTGTTTGGTGCTGGTTAGTAACACAGTAAAGTTGTAAAGACGTgggtcagaaaaaacaaagaaataagcTGCTAAAAAGCTCCGTTGAgtgataattttctgtgggtttgttACTATAACTCATGttacatgtagtcatttgatgcattgttattataaaaatacaaaacagctTTAATATTAGACATTTTACTTAATAAGAGGCCAGTGTACCTGTCTTATCTATCCTGCAATTAGGCCTCAGAGGCAGATTTTGACAGGACATTTTGGGGACAATCTCACAGACATCTGACTCTTAACCTGGCTGACTAAATGCATACCCATAAGTCTCTTTCCCACACTGCCTACAGGGACCTATGCGTCACTCCTGCCTGGCCTCCCACCTCTCCAGTTAGTCCACTCCACGGGTGGGCATGGGAAATGTGAAAGTGTCTCCTGAAGGATGATTTATGTGATGTTCATGGGTTTTCAGTGCTACTCATATTCCCTTGTAGGCCTGGACAGTACATGTACTGGAAAATCGGAAATAAACTGTACAAAAGTCTTCATTCAGCCTTACAGCTCTAAACGGTAAGATAACTCTCTggtctgaaaacaaaataaaccaaaagatTTGTGATGATAAAAGAGGAGGGTGTTGAAAAAGGTGCCACAGACTACGCCTCAAACGAGTTTCTGCCGACAGACGCACATCAGAGGCAGAACACACGCAAGAGGATCTTGTAGGGTTGTGAGCTATCTATCATGATAAGAAAGATATGAAGCAGAGCAGTGGTTGTTTGCAGGAAATGAGACTCGAGGGAAGTTATCACTCAAACAAACAAGCCTGACTCCCAAACCCACAAAAACTCAATTTTAAATCCTGACCAGCTGGCATGATCCATTAAATGCtaagtgtttgtatgtttttggcTTATTTCTAAGCAGTTGCTTCATACAATGAAGTGCGcataaaaacagagaacaaCAATTTGGTTCCACTGATTTTATTCACAGTTATGTTTTTGAATTTGAAGCAATGAACTCCAAATTAGAGATGACGAGACTGTGATTCCATCTGGAGACAATATGTATGAAAATATGTGAGACAGTCTTCGCAACAGGAGGTAAAAAATGTAGGAATTGAGACCAAAAGATGtagtaaaaacatattttatgtgCAACAGTATGATATCCATCCCCAAGAGCACtgtgttacatttttttgtggGCTGATTTATCTTATctaattaatgttttaatttttcacaTGATTCTTTTTCTTTGGACCGTGTGAAAAGTAAACatgtatcactgtatcactcCTGGCCAGCAGGGAGCAGCATTGgacttaaaaacacatcagggcagaacagaacaaacaagACTTCACCTGAGGGAATCATTCTGTACTCTAATCACATGCAACCCTGAAGGAAAacatttcttattgtcaacaaattcaggaaaaagaccaaaaccaacaatccTACCAGCATTATTtgtccaaagcctgatacagctcattcctctgtgtcatagaccCCCagtgttgttcaaaaactattaaaaacagacCAGTGAGCCGCACTGCTGCACTgaatgacatgttccttcattaaaatgaacatgGACGCTGTGGTTCATTTAGAGTCAGTCCCACATGgtcaaatacatttctgatctgttgttttgttatgaAGTGTCCAGACCTCTCAGATCGTCTGgaacaggtctgctttctgtcaccAGAGACAAAACTAACCACGGAAAAGCAGCATTTAGTTTTTATGcaccacatatctggaacaactTCCAGAAAGCATGAGATCTGCTCCAAATGTCAGTCCTTTTAAATTGAGGCTGaagacttttttgttttgcccccgccttttattaaattaaatttgggACTGTTTATTCATATCTCacactgtgttgtatttttttttttatctattttattcatctgttttaaatCCTATTCTAAATGCTctatgttaaatgtgttttttatattgTCATGCGTTTCTTTAATTGCTTgtcttaatgccttttatgttttatgtgatgcactttgaattgccttgttgttggaagatgttatataaaaatacttgcCAAGTGCACCAAATCAGTCCCTAACCTATACACTTTTTACTCCAGTTTGAGTAAATATTTCTAAAAACCACAGTGCCCGGCTGTTTATTTAGCTGTTTATGgaattatttatattaaaaactgaaactaaagatttacaaattagttttttaaggtggctataatcaatattttttaaataacaatgtatcaaatgacaatgtgtaatgtgagaggtgtcacttgtagtgatgaacagagaattatcatccgactctgcagctcctctcggctttacagaGGTtcatagtgagtttcagctcatcgtttagctgtccagctgcaactttactgttggTTCACTCTCATCGCTCTCATACCATAGTGTCGatttttcagccacagcagacagctgttttcagagaaaaagctctaaaaacccactgcacactacctgctcagcaccaaatgcaaacagttagcgactagctggtgaacatagtggagcgtttagcagctgaagagacagatatttttgtcCAGAAGTTAGTTGACCAAACACAGAGCTAGagtgaatgataatgttgtaaATAAGCAACTTGTGTGCTAACAAGGTCAACATGTTAACTTGAAAGCTAATGATTTGTCAGTGTCACAACTTGcttccactgcccccaagtggccaaaaaaatagTTAATGCAGGTTAAAAGAATTACGACTTTAGTAGTAATAATGAATGGGCTCGGGGCTAAGCGCCACAGAGACAGTTTTGAAAGGTCGGaaacttgttttctttcatgGGTCTctttacaataagaaaaatatagaatatcacctgTTTTCTCCTTAAATGCAAAACAGTAACAAGcagaaattaaataattaattaattaattaatcaaacaagaaaatagaaaggggaagtaaaaataaaacaaattagacataattcatataaaaatataacttatatgtagaaaaaagaaattttatatatatatatatatatatatatatatacaatatgcaTAAAATCAGGTTAACAAGTGAATTTGTGAAAAACTTCTCTGATCTGTTGCTGGTGGTTCAGCCCTATATTTACTTTTCAAGTTACATTACACAACATGGTGAGTATAAATGTAATCTGTGACTTATCTAGACAAGATAGTGTGTGTAAATACCTGGTTTGTGTCTTGTGAAGATGAGCTGCTGCACTTCGATTCCCAGGGAGCCTTATTAGGAAACAGATGCTctacaaagacagaaaacatctgGTGAACACTCGAGAAACCATGGCAACTGCACTTGTTGTGCTGCTCAGTGTTTGCGACACAACAAAGTGTGCCAATCCATCACCTGGacacatgaatatttaatgtgagCTCACTGGCAGTCACACAGTAATGTACGTGTGGATCGCCTTACTACTATTAAGTAGCTCTGATGGGTACTTGTTTGCCTCATATATCTTGTTGACAAGCTGCTTCATTTCCTATTCATTTATACAGTTCAACAGCATACTTCTGTATctacacataataataatacattactgtaaacaaatgaCAAGCCTAAAATTCATATTTGGCttaaattaagaaataaaactgtcattttttttaaatgtgtgtgtgttatgcatGTGtaagtgagcatgtgtgtgcatatcttTATGGCTCTGTGCACAGCATCACAAGATGAAGATACCAAATGCAGCCAGCTGATATAAAAAGACACCCAGCAGTGACAGCACTGGAGCCAAAATGATTCAGTAAATGAGGGAGCAAAGCCATGGTACAAAGCTTTGTGAAGCCAACTGATTTGTACTTCAAAGTCTCACTAATATCAAAAACAAGGCCACTCAGCAGGCTGCCGGCAGTCAGAACATGTCCCATGGCTTATATAGACGTCCAGCAATTAAAAGCTTGTTGCTTTGTTTAAATTGAGCCATCCTGTGTAATATGTGCAATGTTTACTGCCAACAgacacattaacatttacat includes:
- the ren gene encoding renin, producing the protein MAALMNYWMCLAALSLTVTTSHTLRRITLKKMPSIRETLQEMGVSVEQVLSELAQKSTGDTNNGTVPTPLTNYLDTQYFGEISIGSPAQMFNVVFDTGSANLWVPSQSCSPFSTACFTHNRYDASQSRTYVENGTGFSIQYASGNVRGFLSEDVVVVGDIPVVQVFAEATSLSAMPFIFAKFDGVLGMGYPNVAIDGITPVFDRIMSQHVLKEEVFSVYYSRDPKHSPGGELVLGGTDPNYYTGNFNYMDTRETGKWEVTMKGVSVGTEMVFCVEGCTAVIDTGSSYITGPASSVSLLMKTIGAQLDESGYKVNCDTVKTLPSITFHLGGQEYSLTQEDYILWQSQMEGDVCTVTFRGLDVPPPTGPIWILGANFIARYYTEFDRRNNRIGFATAV